One Streptomyces coeruleorubidus DNA segment encodes these proteins:
- a CDS encoding VanZ family protein, which yields MQRQGSIGGSAAFRIRVTGGVLLVAHLAFVAWFTLRPLDVPWVMPANLRPFDGIRADLALGWPEAARHIGEKLALLAPLGVLLPTVSGRLVVSPLASLLRTVTAGALLSLGIELLQTGVPGQVVDVDSLFLNTAGVALAHLALVPAGRSWLRRRTTARPTGTPVPPEEPAQGRTPTIPRVGIAPWGDALPPSSP from the coding sequence GTGCAGCGTCAAGGCTCCATCGGCGGCAGCGCCGCGTTCCGCATCCGTGTGACAGGAGGTGTCCTCCTCGTCGCACACCTCGCGTTCGTCGCCTGGTTCACGCTGCGGCCGCTGGACGTGCCCTGGGTGATGCCCGCCAATCTGCGGCCGTTCGACGGTATCCGGGCCGATCTCGCCCTGGGCTGGCCCGAGGCGGCCCGTCACATCGGCGAGAAGCTGGCCCTGCTCGCCCCGCTGGGCGTGCTGCTGCCCACCGTGAGCGGCAGACTGGTCGTCTCGCCGCTGGCGTCCCTGCTGCGCACCGTCACGGCCGGTGCCCTGCTGTCGCTGGGCATCGAACTGCTCCAGACCGGCGTGCCCGGTCAGGTCGTCGACGTCGACTCACTGTTCCTGAACACCGCGGGCGTGGCCCTCGCGCATCTCGCGCTCGTCCCCGCCGGCCGCTCCTGGCTGCGCCGCCGCACCACCGCGCGCCCTACCGGTACGCCCGTTCCCCCCGAGGAGCCGGCTCAGGGTCGGACCCCGACGATTCCCAGGGTCGGGATCGCCCCGTGGGGCGACGCTTTGCCCCCTTCGTCCCCGTAG
- a CDS encoding PspC domain-containing protein, with the protein MSRLARPTHGRMIGGVCAALAQRFGTTATTMRVIFLVSCLLPGPQFLLYIALWILLPSESKVQNKAQTAW; encoded by the coding sequence ATGTCCCGCCTCGCCCGCCCCACCCACGGCCGCATGATCGGCGGAGTGTGCGCCGCGCTGGCACAGCGCTTCGGCACCACCGCGACGACGATGCGGGTGATCTTCCTGGTCTCGTGCCTGCTGCCCGGACCGCAGTTCCTGCTGTACATCGCGCTGTGGATCCTGCTGCCCTCGGAGAGCAAGGTGCAGAACAAGGCACAGACGGCCTGGTAA
- a CDS encoding aldehyde dehydrogenase family protein translates to MSDRLTVLKTYKLYVGGKFPRSESGRVYEVTDSKGKWLANAPLASRKDARDAVVAARKAFGGWSGATAYNRGQVLYRVAEMLEGRRDQFTREVADAEGLSKSKAAAVVDATIDRWVWYAGWTDKIAQVVGGGNPVAGPFFNLSSPEPTGVVAVLAPQQSSFLGLVSVVAPVIATGNTAVVVASEKSPLPALSLAEVLATSDVPGGVVNVLSGRTTEIATPLAAHQDVNAIDLAGADEVLAKELEIAAADNLKRVLRPQPVDYTEPPGIDRMTAFLETKTVWHPTGSLGASGSSY, encoded by the coding sequence ATGTCTGATCGGCTCACCGTCCTGAAGACCTACAAGCTGTACGTCGGCGGGAAGTTCCCGCGTTCCGAGAGCGGCCGGGTGTACGAGGTGACGGACTCGAAGGGCAAGTGGCTGGCGAACGCGCCGCTGGCGAGCCGCAAGGACGCCCGTGACGCGGTTGTGGCCGCCCGCAAGGCGTTCGGCGGCTGGTCCGGCGCGACGGCGTACAACCGCGGCCAGGTCCTCTACCGCGTCGCGGAGATGCTGGAGGGCCGCCGCGACCAGTTCACGCGTGAGGTGGCCGACGCCGAGGGGCTGTCGAAGTCCAAGGCGGCGGCGGTGGTGGACGCCACGATCGACCGCTGGGTCTGGTACGCGGGCTGGACGGACAAGATCGCCCAGGTGGTCGGCGGCGGCAACCCGGTGGCGGGTCCGTTCTTCAATCTCTCTTCCCCCGAGCCGACGGGCGTGGTCGCGGTCCTGGCCCCTCAGCAGTCGTCCTTCCTGGGCCTGGTGTCGGTCGTCGCCCCGGTGATCGCGACCGGCAACACGGCGGTCGTGGTGGCGAGCGAGAAGTCCCCGCTCCCCGCGCTGTCCCTCGCCGAGGTGCTGGCCACCTCGGACGTCCCCGGCGGCGTGGTCAACGTCCTCTCGGGCCGCACGACGGAGATCGCGACCCCGCTGGCAGCCCACCAGGACGTCAACGCGATCGACCTCGCGGGCGCCGACGAGGTCCTCGCGAAGGAACTGGAGATCGCCGCGGCCGACAACCTCAAGCGCGTCCTCCGTCCACAGCCTGTGGATTACACGGAGCCTCCCGGCATCGACCGCATGACGGCGTTCCTGGAGACCAAAACGGTCTGGCACCCCACGGGGTCACTGGGCGCGTCGGGTTCCTCGTACTAG
- a CDS encoding SigE family RNA polymerase sigma factor: protein MNTLHGTSTSAVITRLHDVSRGSEKSGAVSGRGCARGTGRQHTAIMTVVDAHTGESKGTGAAHGGAAYREDSGERRSLSEAEFTAYVQERRASLYATAYHLTGDRFEAEDLLQSALFSTYKAWDRISDKAAVGGYLRRTMTNLHISAWRRRKLNEYPTEELPETPGDTDAMRGTELRAVLWQALARLPELQRTMLVLRYYEGRTDPEIAEILDISVGTVKSSIWRSLRRLREDEVLSFGRDEEDAFGELVA from the coding sequence ATGAACACGCTGCACGGCACCAGCACCAGCGCTGTGATCACGCGTCTGCACGACGTGAGCCGGGGTTCCGAGAAGTCCGGTGCCGTGAGCGGGCGGGGGTGCGCTCGCGGCACCGGGCGTCAGCACACCGCGATCATGACGGTGGTTGACGCACACACGGGGGAGAGCAAGGGGACGGGGGCGGCTCACGGGGGAGCCGCGTACAGGGAGGACTCGGGGGAGCGCCGCTCGCTGTCGGAGGCGGAGTTCACCGCCTACGTCCAGGAGCGCCGCGCCTCCCTGTACGCCACCGCCTACCACCTCACCGGCGACCGCTTCGAGGCCGAGGACCTGCTCCAGAGCGCGCTGTTCTCGACGTACAAGGCGTGGGACCGGATCAGTGACAAGGCGGCGGTCGGCGGATACCTCCGCCGCACCATGACCAACCTGCACATCAGCGCCTGGCGGCGCCGCAAGCTCAACGAGTACCCGACCGAGGAACTGCCGGAGACGCCCGGCGACACGGACGCGATGCGCGGCACGGAACTGCGCGCGGTCCTGTGGCAGGCGCTGGCCCGGCTGCCCGAGCTCCAGCGCACCATGCTGGTCCTGCGCTACTACGAGGGCCGCACGGACCCGGAGATCGCGGAGATCCTCGACATCAGTGTCGGCACGGTGAAGTCCAGCATCTGGCGGTCGCTCCGCCGGCTGCGCGAGGACGAGGTCCTCAGCTTCGGCCGTGACGAGGAGGACGCCTTCGGCGAGCTCGTCGCCTGA
- a CDS encoding alpha/beta hydrolase, which produces MAHQPTPVRRARLGRTFGPDPSAVSGVVLLLPGGDEVSGRRPSPMVATASVRALGRRLARAGRDEGLVTHVVHYRYRGWNGSEANLAADAAWAADEVVRRYGDVPVCLAGIGMGGRAGLRAGGHEAVNSVLALAPWLPEEDVAAPPEPVKQLVGRQVLIVHGTNDERTDPELSFRLAARAKKANRDVCRFEVHADGHGLSQYRDEVLALAEDFVMGALFGRAVSRPVRDALAAPPPLGLRMPLAAGFSPSRR; this is translated from the coding sequence ATGGCACACCAACCGACGCCGGTTCGCAGGGCCCGGCTGGGCAGGACATTCGGTCCGGATCCGTCAGCGGTGAGCGGCGTGGTGCTGCTGCTCCCCGGCGGCGACGAGGTCTCCGGCCGCAGGCCGTCCCCCATGGTGGCGACCGCCTCCGTACGCGCCCTGGGGCGCCGCCTGGCCCGTGCGGGCCGGGACGAGGGTCTCGTCACGCACGTGGTGCACTACCGCTACCGCGGCTGGAACGGCAGCGAGGCCAACCTCGCGGCCGACGCGGCCTGGGCGGCCGACGAGGTCGTACGGCGTTACGGAGACGTTCCCGTCTGCCTCGCCGGCATCGGCATGGGCGGCCGGGCCGGGTTGCGGGCGGGTGGGCACGAGGCCGTCAACTCCGTGCTGGCGCTCGCTCCCTGGCTGCCGGAGGAGGATGTGGCCGCGCCACCCGAACCGGTGAAACAGCTGGTGGGGAGGCAGGTGCTGATCGTGCACGGCACGAACGACGAGCGGACGGATCCCGAGTTGTCGTTCCGGCTGGCGGCGCGGGCGAAGAAGGCGAATCGGGATGTGTGCCGGTTCGAAGTGCACGCGGACGGGCACGGGTTGAGTCAGTACCGGGACGAAGTGCTCGCGCTGGCCGAGGACTTCGTGATGGGGGCGTTGTTCGGGCGGGCCGTGTCCCGGCCTGTGCGGGATGCGCTGGCCGCGCCTCCGCCGTTGGGGTTGCGGATGCCGTTGGCTGCGGGGTTCAGTCCTTCGAGGCGATAG
- a CDS encoding uridine kinase family protein: MTRASKATRGVVRPPMDASHWCPVSSPLPIPTRVVLLCGPSGSGKSLLAARSGLPVLRLDDFYKEGDDPTLPLVAGGSDIDWDHPESWDADTAVAAITRLCRTGRTDVPVYDIALSARTGTETVDIGRTPLFIAEGIFAAEIVTRCQELGVLADALCLSRGPVKTFRRRFLRDLKEGRKSVPFLLRRGWRLMRQERSIVARQTALGAHACDRDEAMGRLASAAAGRCASLRTAA; this comes from the coding sequence GTGACGCGCGCATCAAAGGCGACCCGCGGGGTCGTACGGCCACCGATGGATGCCTCACACTGGTGTCCCGTGAGTTCCCCTCTGCCCATACCGACGCGAGTCGTGCTGCTCTGCGGCCCTTCCGGCTCCGGCAAGTCCCTCCTCGCGGCCCGCTCCGGCCTCCCGGTGCTGCGGCTCGACGACTTCTACAAGGAGGGCGACGACCCGACGCTGCCGCTGGTGGCGGGCGGTTCGGACATCGACTGGGACCATCCGGAGTCGTGGGACGCGGACACGGCCGTCGCCGCGATCACCCGGTTGTGCCGCACGGGCCGTACGGACGTCCCCGTCTACGACATCGCACTCAGCGCCCGCACGGGCACGGAGACGGTGGACATCGGGCGGACCCCGCTGTTCATCGCGGAGGGCATCTTCGCCGCGGAGATCGTCACCCGCTGCCAGGAGCTCGGCGTCCTCGCCGACGCGCTGTGCCTGAGCCGCGGCCCGGTGAAGACCTTCCGCCGCCGCTTCCTGCGGGATCTGAAGGAGGGCCGCAAGTCGGTGCCGTTCCTGCTGCGCCGCGGCTGGCGTCTGATGCGTCAGGAACGCTCGATCGTCGCCCGCCAGACAGCACTGGGCGCTCACGCCTGCGACCGCGACGAGGCGATGGGGCGGCTGGCGTCCGCGGCGGCGGGCCGGTGCGCGAGCCTGCGTACAGCGGCCTGA
- the afsQ1 gene encoding two-component system response regulator AfsQ1, which translates to MPSLLLIEDDDAIRTALELSLTRQGHRVATAASGEDGLKLLREQRPDLIVLDVMLPGIDGFEVCRRIRRTDQLPIILLTARSDDIDVVVGLESGADDYVVKPVQGRVLDARIRAVLRRGERESNDAATFGSLVIDRSAMTVTKNGEDLQLTPTELRLLLELSRRPGQALSRQQLLRLVWEHDYLGDSRLVDACVQRLRAKVEDVPSSPTLIRTVRGVGYRLDPPQ; encoded by the coding sequence GTGCCTTCCCTGTTGCTGATCGAGGACGACGACGCCATCCGGACGGCCCTGGAGCTCTCACTGACGCGCCAGGGTCACCGGGTGGCGACCGCTGCCAGTGGTGAGGACGGTCTGAAGCTGCTGCGCGAGCAGCGCCCGGATCTGATCGTGCTGGACGTGATGCTGCCCGGCATCGACGGGTTCGAGGTGTGCCGGCGCATCCGGCGCACGGACCAGTTGCCGATCATCCTGCTGACCGCGCGCAGCGACGACATCGACGTGGTCGTCGGGCTGGAGTCCGGCGCCGACGACTATGTCGTCAAGCCGGTGCAGGGGCGGGTGCTGGACGCCCGGATCCGGGCCGTGCTGCGGCGCGGCGAGCGGGAGTCCAACGACGCGGCGACGTTCGGCAGCCTCGTCATCGACCGCTCGGCGATGACCGTGACGAAGAACGGCGAGGACCTCCAGCTGACGCCGACCGAGCTGCGGCTGCTGCTGGAGCTGAGCCGGCGGCCGGGGCAGGCGCTGTCCCGGCAGCAGCTGCTGCGGCTGGTGTGGGAGCACGACTACCTGGGCGACTCGCGGCTGGTGGACGCCTGTGTCCAGCGGCTGCGCGCCAAGGTCGAGGACGTGCCGTCGTCCCCGACGCTGATCCGTACCGTGCGTGGTGTCGGCTACCGGCTGGATCCGCCTCAGTGA
- a CDS encoding sensor histidine kinase has product MTQRHHQGGDRGWTAARKGVLSRLRFTSLRLRLVVVFGLVALTAAVSASGIAYWLNREAVLTRAQDAVLRDFEQEMQNRAGALPEQPTQDELQHTAGQMAGSDQRFSVLLVASNADGRTVFGSSGGLSGFSLQDVPVSLRTAVNKTQKVDGANKHPHHLYWQRVVDHDTPYLVAGTRVIGGGPTGYMLKSLEPEAKDLNSLAWSLGIATGLALIGSALLAQAAATTVLKPVQRLGTAARRLGEGKLDTRLRVSGTDELADLSRTFNNAAEALEKRVADMAARDEASRRFVADMSHELRTPLTAITAVTEVLEEELEAETGSMDPMIEPAVRLVVSETRRLNDLVENLMEVTRFDAGTARLVLDDVDIADQITACIDARAWLDAVELDAERGIHARLDPRRLDVILANLIGNALKHGGSPVRVSVREADDSIVIEVQDHGPGIPEDVLPHVFDRFYKASASRPRSEGSGLGLSIALENAHIHGGEITAANSPDSGAVFTLRLPRHTYAPGEQPAEGERKHEDDTAQDQGEDSKGEA; this is encoded by the coding sequence GTGACACAGCGGCACCACCAAGGGGGGGACCGCGGCTGGACCGCGGCGCGCAAGGGAGTTCTGTCGCGGCTGCGCTTCACGAGCCTGCGACTGAGGCTGGTCGTCGTCTTCGGCCTGGTGGCGCTGACGGCCGCCGTGTCCGCGTCCGGCATCGCGTACTGGCTCAACCGCGAGGCCGTGCTCACCCGCGCCCAGGACGCCGTGCTGCGCGACTTCGAGCAGGAGATGCAGAACCGGGCGGGTGCGCTGCCCGAGCAGCCGACCCAGGACGAGCTCCAGCACACCGCGGGCCAGATGGCGGGCAGTGACCAGCGCTTCAGCGTGCTGCTGGTCGCGAGCAACGCCGACGGCAGGACCGTCTTCGGCAGCTCCGGCGGGCTGAGCGGCTTCTCCCTGCAGGACGTGCCGGTCTCGCTGCGCACGGCGGTGAACAAGACGCAGAAGGTCGACGGGGCCAACAAGCATCCGCACCACCTGTACTGGCAGCGGGTCGTCGACCACGACACGCCGTACCTCGTGGCCGGGACGCGGGTGATCGGCGGCGGTCCGACCGGTTACATGTTGAAGTCGCTGGAGCCGGAGGCGAAGGACCTCAACTCGCTGGCCTGGTCGCTGGGGATCGCCACGGGCCTCGCGCTGATCGGCTCGGCGCTGCTCGCGCAGGCCGCCGCGACGACGGTGCTGAAGCCGGTGCAGCGGCTCGGGACGGCCGCGCGGCGGCTCGGCGAGGGCAAGCTGGACACCCGGCTCAGGGTGTCCGGGACCGACGAACTCGCCGATCTGTCCCGGACGTTCAACAACGCGGCCGAGGCGCTGGAGAAGCGGGTCGCCGACATGGCCGCGCGGGACGAGGCGTCCCGGCGGTTCGTGGCCGACATGAGCCATGAGCTGCGTACGCCGCTCACCGCCATCACCGCCGTGACGGAGGTGCTGGAGGAGGAGCTGGAGGCGGAGACCGGCAGCATGGACCCGATGATCGAGCCCGCCGTCCGGCTGGTGGTCAGCGAGACGCGGCGGCTGAACGACCTGGTCGAGAACCTGATGGAGGTCACCCGCTTCGACGCGGGCACGGCCCGGCTCGTCCTGGACGACGTCGACATCGCCGACCAGATCACCGCGTGCATCGACGCCCGCGCCTGGCTGGACGCGGTCGAGCTGGACGCCGAGCGCGGCATCCACGCCCGCCTCGATCCGCGCCGTCTGGACGTCATCCTGGCCAACCTGATCGGCAACGCGCTCAAGCACGGCGGCTCCCCGGTGCGGGTGTCCGTCCGCGAGGCCGACGACTCGATCGTCATCGAGGTGCAGGACCACGGGCCCGGCATCCCCGAGGACGTCCTGCCGCACGTCTTCGACCGCTTCTACAAGGCCAGCGCCTCCCGGCCGCGCTCCGAGGGCAGCGGCCTGGGCCTGTCCATCGCCCTGGAGAACGCCCACATCCACGGCGGCGAGATCACCGCGGCCAACTCGCCCGACTCGGGCGCGGTGTTCACCCTGCGCCTCCCGCGCCACACCTACGCGCCGGGGGAACAGCCCGCCGAGGGCGAGCGGAAGCACGAGGACGACACCGCCCAGGACCAGGGCGAGGACTCGAAGGGGGAGGCCTGA
- a CDS encoding ATP-binding protein encodes MKQSAAKSLGVAALGAAFAVAGAGAANAASALPDTAQTLETVTQALPAEQLSQTLPGSGDALGQGQTATGTGLAAAQPVTEQLLAEGPTGPAAQLLGGLPMEGLPPHGLPVNGVPVG; translated from the coding sequence ATGAAGCAGTCTGCTGCCAAGTCCCTCGGTGTCGCCGCTCTCGGTGCCGCCTTCGCCGTCGCCGGTGCGGGCGCCGCCAACGCCGCCTCGGCCCTCCCGGACACCGCTCAGACGCTGGAGACCGTCACCCAGGCGCTCCCGGCGGAGCAGCTCTCCCAGACGCTGCCGGGCTCGGGCGATGCGCTGGGCCAGGGGCAGACGGCGACCGGTACCGGTCTGGCCGCCGCCCAGCCGGTCACCGAGCAGCTGCTCGCCGAGGGCCCGACCGGGCCGGCCGCCCAGCTGCTCGGCGGTCTGCCGATGGAGGGCCTGCCCCCGCACGGCCTCCCGGTGAACGGCGTTCCGGTCGGCTGA
- a CDS encoding adenosine deaminase, with the protein MTSQTIANTPTPEQIHRAPKVLLHDHLDGGLRPGTIVDLAHATGYSQLPDADPEKLGVWFREAADSGSLERYLETFSHTVGVMQTRDALVRVAAECAEDLAEDGVVYAEVRYAPEQHLEGGLSLEEVVEAVNEGFREGERRARDKGLRIRVGALLTAMRHAARALEIAELANRYRDLGVVGFDIAGAEAGYPPTRHLDAFEYLKRENNHFTIHAGEAFGLPSIWQALQWCGADRLGHGVRIIDDIQVHEDGRVELGRLASYVRDKRIPLELCPSSNLQTGAAASYAEHPIGLLRRLHFRATVNTDNRLMSHTSMSREFEHLVEAFGYTLDDLQWFSVNAMKSAFIPFDERLAMINDVIKPGYAELKSEWLFRQTASTSGSSPSES; encoded by the coding sequence ATGACGAGCCAGACCATCGCGAACACCCCGACACCGGAGCAGATCCACCGGGCGCCCAAGGTTCTGCTGCACGACCACCTCGACGGCGGACTGCGCCCCGGCACGATCGTCGACCTCGCCCACGCGACCGGCTACTCCCAGCTCCCCGACGCCGACCCGGAGAAGCTCGGCGTCTGGTTCCGCGAGGCCGCCGACTCCGGTTCCCTGGAACGGTACTTGGAGACCTTCTCCCACACCGTCGGCGTCATGCAGACCCGCGACGCCCTGGTGCGGGTCGCCGCCGAGTGCGCCGAGGACCTCGCCGAGGACGGCGTCGTCTACGCCGAGGTGCGCTACGCCCCCGAGCAGCACCTGGAGGGCGGGCTGAGCCTCGAAGAGGTCGTCGAGGCCGTCAACGAGGGCTTCCGGGAAGGGGAGCGCCGCGCCCGGGACAAGGGCCTGCGCATCCGCGTCGGTGCCCTGCTCACCGCCATGCGGCACGCGGCCCGCGCCCTGGAGATCGCCGAACTCGCCAACCGCTACCGGGACCTGGGCGTCGTCGGCTTCGACATCGCCGGTGCCGAGGCCGGCTACCCGCCCACCCGGCACCTCGACGCCTTCGAGTACCTCAAGCGCGAGAACAACCACTTCACCATCCACGCCGGCGAGGCCTTCGGACTGCCCTCGATCTGGCAGGCCCTCCAGTGGTGCGGCGCCGACCGGCTCGGGCACGGGGTGCGGATCATCGACGACATCCAGGTCCACGAGGACGGCAGGGTCGAACTCGGGCGGCTCGCCTCGTACGTCCGGGACAAGCGCATCCCGCTGGAGCTGTGCCCGAGCTCCAACCTCCAGACCGGGGCGGCGGCCTCGTACGCCGAGCACCCCATCGGACTGCTGCGCCGACTGCATTTCCGTGCCACGGTCAACACGGACAATCGTCTTATGTCGCACACCAGCATGAGCCGGGAATTCGAGCACCTGGTCGAGGCGTTCGGCTATACGCTCGACGACCTGCAATGGTTTTCTGTCAATGCTATGAAGTCGGCGTTCATTCCTTTCGATGAACGGCTGGCCATGATCAATGACGTGATCAAGCCCGGATATGCCGAGCTGAAATCCGAATGGCTGTTCCGGCAGACCGCCTCCACCAGCGGTTCTTCGCCTTCGGAGAGCTGA